One segment of Tenrec ecaudatus isolate mTenEca1 chromosome 1, mTenEca1.hap1, whole genome shotgun sequence DNA contains the following:
- the PLK5 gene encoding LOW QUALITY PROTEIN: inactive serine/threonine-protein kinase PLK5 (The sequence of the model RefSeq protein was modified relative to this genomic sequence to represent the inferred CDS: inserted 1 base in 1 codon), protein MEPGPRRQRRRSRPLEPAFLRDPGSGRVYRRGKLIGKGAFSRCYKLTDMSTSVVFALKVVPRSGGGAGRFRSWGKVEREIALHSCLRHRNIVAFHGHFSDRDHVYMVLEYCSRQVRLQSLAHVLKARQTLTEPEVRYYFRGLVSGLRYLHQRRIVHRDLKLSNFFLSKDMQVKIGDLGLAARVGPGGRCHRVLCGTPNFLAPEVVSRSGHSCQSDIWALGCVMYMVLTGAPPFTTAPLSEMYQNIRDGRYPEPENLSPNARHLIARLLAPNPAERPSLDQVLQDAFFTQGFTPDRLPPHSCHSPPIFAIPQPLGKLFRKVGQLLLTQCRPPCPFMSRENSGPEQGSGLDSMEHDSEAFLSERGLPCPEAPVSLLTQGTLKSDPVGFEDGSWPEVEAAVRGLKLCLHAGPPATQDPPGDQQPLLWAPKWVDYSSKYGFGYQLSDGGSGVLFRDGXPHGPTPSREGTSLGPVPLPPGPSLCLLRVLVSEQACVLLFSEGTVQVSFSSPQVQLVLSGEGDSLLFSLREPGRPGTTCPLGVLQSHGCIPATRQRLHHALRMLQSI, encoded by the exons ATGGAGCCCGGTCCACGGCGGCAGCGGCGCCGAAGCCGCCCGCTGGAGCCCGCCTTCTTGCGCGACCCGGGCTCGGGGCGCGTCTACCGGCGCGGGAAGCTGATCGGCAAG GGTGCCTTCAGCCGCTGCTACAAACTGACCGACATGTCCACCAGCGTCGTGTTTGCCCTCAAGGTGGTGCCGCGCAGTGGGGGTGGTGCCGGGCGGTTTCGCTCCTGGGGGAAG GTGGAGCGTGAGATCGCTCTGCACAGCTGCCTGCGACATCGAAACATCGTGGCCTTCCACGGACACTTCTCTGACCGCGACCACGTCTACATGGTGCTGGAGTACTGCAGCCGCCAGGTGC gcctgcagTCTTTGGCCCATGTGCTGAAGGCTCGACAGACGCTGACGGAGCCGGAGGTGCGCTACTACTTTCGGGGCCTGGTCAGTGGGCTGCGATACCTGCACCAGCGGCGCATCGTGCACCGAGACCTGAagctga GTAACTTCTTTCTGAGCAAAGACATGCAGGTGAAGATCGGAGACCTGGGGCTGGCAGCCAGAGTGGGGCCGGGGGGTCGTTGCCACAG aGTGCTCTGTGGGACCCCAAACTTCCTGGCCCCCGAGGTGGTCTCAAGAAGTGGGCACTCCTGTCAATCAGACATCTGGGCTCTGGGCTGCGTCAT GTACATGGTGCTGACTGGCGCCCCACCCTTCACGACAGCACCGCTGTCGGAGATGTACCAGAACATCCGAGATGGTCGCTACCCCGAGCCCGAGAACCTGTCACCAAACGCACGCCACCTCATAGCCCGCCTGTTGGCCCCCAACCCCGCTGAGCGACCCAGCCTGGACCAGGTGCTGCAGGATGCCTTCTTCACACAG GGTTTCACTCCAGACCGGCTGCCCCCCCACTCCTGCCACAGCCCACCCATCTTTGCCATCCCCCAGCCTCTGGGAAAGCTTTTCCGGAAGGTGGGCCAGCTGCTGCTGACCCAGTGCCGGCCACCCT GCCCCTTCATGTCCAGAGAGAACTCAGGACCAGAACAGGGCTCGGGGTTGGACTCCATGGAGCATGACAGTGAG GCCTTCCTGTCTGAGAGAGGGCTGCCCTGTCCTGAGGCACCTGTCAGCCTGCTCACTCAGGGGACCCTCAAGAGTGACCCTGTGG GGTTTGAGGATGGCTCCTGGCCAGAGGTGGAGGCTGCTGTCCGAGGCCTGAAGCTCTGCCTGCATGCGGGTCCCCCAG CCACACAGGACCCCCCTGGAGACCAGCAGCCCCTCCTCTGGGCTCCCAAGTGGGTGGATTATTCCAGCAAGTATGGCTTTGGTTACCAGTTATCAGATGGGGGCAGTGGAGTCCTATTCCGTGATG ACCCACATGGCCCTACGCCCTCCAGGGAG GGCACCTCGCTGGGACCCGTGccgctgcccccagggcccagcctcTGCCTCCTGCGCGTCCTGGTGTCCGAGCAGGCCTGTGTGCTCCTGTTCAGCGAggggacagtgcag GTCAGCTTCAGCAGCCCGCAGGTCCAGCTAGTGCTGAGTGGCGAGGGTGACAGCCTGCTCTTCTCCCTGAGGGAACCGGGCCGACCTGGCACCACCTGCCCACTGGGTGTCCTCCAGAGCCACGGCTGCATCCCTGCCACCCGCCAGCGCCTTCACCACGCTCTCCGCATGCTTCAGAGCATCTAG